The Roseimicrobium gellanilyticum sequence ACTACGATCTCATCAGCAATTTCGTCGACATCGAAGTGGGTGAGGATGGCTCCATCCCGATGCTAATCACCGGAGCCAATGTCGAACTTGAGATCTACAGCGGGCACCTGGGCAAGATCGTGGCGCTTCCTGAGATCGCCGCCACACGTGTGCAGACGCTGCAGCTCAATTTCCCCTCGAACACGGTGAAAGCTCCGACGCTGGTGCGTGTGCCCATCGAGGCCATCACCAATGCGAAGGGCAAGGTCACGGACCCCGAGGTCGAGGCGCCGTATTGGTGGACCTTCTACGGCAAAGGTTGCATGGGCTTCGATGTCGACAGCCTGAAGAAAGGTACTGCCCAGGTGATCGGCGGGCGCTTCTGGGGATCCAACTCCGAGCCCCAGGCCAGCAACCAGCTTCGCCGGGGGGCATTCTTTTATGGCTTTGATCCGGACATCGCCGGGGCGCCGCGTCCCTTCCGTCCAAAGCTCACGCCGAACAAGCCGGCGGTGGGTGAAGAGGCCGAGGGCAGCGATGTCGTGCAGACCATGCTTATCAAGCACGGCGACTACCGTCTCACCGCGGCCTCGCCCGTGGTGGACGCCAGCCAGTGGAAGCCTCACCGCAACTGGGGCTCGCGCAGGCTTGCGCATAACTTCAGCAACTTCGTCTCCCAGCAGATGCCGGGTTATGACTATGGTGGAAACACGGATTACGAAAACCGCCTCGTGCCAAACAAGGCCGGAGATGCTGGACAGAAATATGCGAACAACCGGATTCCCGATTTCCCTTTCTTTACCGAAGCGGCGAGCGCGGCGCACAGCACCTGGGATTTCGACAATGGCACTGGCCCCGCGCGTGACGGTCCCTACATCAACAAACCCGATGAAGGCAATCTGAACAGCAAGAATGGACTCGCCTATTTTGTAGATGCCGGGAAGCAGCAATCCATGGGGGAGAACTTCTTCTCGCCGAACCGGCAGATCCCTTCCCCGGCGGTCCTCGGATCCCTGCCCACGGGAGTGAAAGCAGGCAAGCCGTGGCGCACCTTGCTCTTCCGTCCGCAGGAGGGACATCCCGGTGGCTCGCAAGCAAATGGCGGGCAGGATCCTCCGGATCATCTCTTCCTTGAGTTCTTCTGGATGCCGGTGGTCGAGCCCTACGCGATCAGCGAACCCTTCAGCACGGCGGGCAAGATCAATCTCAACTACCAGATCTTCCCTTTCACAAACATCCGTCGCGCGAGCGGGCTGCACGCTGTGTTGGAAAAGGAACGTCTCACAGCCGTGAACAAGGGGGACATGTCCGACTACAAGGCATGGCCTGTCGCGGGGAACAACGAAACATTCTGGAAGGAGCAGGATGGGAAGACCTGGCATCGCAAGCTGGACATCGAAGCCACGCTCAAGCAGTTCGATCAGCGCTTCAATGTCGGCAGGGCCTTCATCACCCCGAGCGAGATCTGCGATATCCACCTCATCCCGGTGGGTGTGGAGAGCGCGGAGGACATGCCGGACTTCTGGGCGGACCATCGTCTTACGGGTGACAACACCCGCGAGCGCCCCTACGCGAATATCTATCCACGCCTCACCACGCGCTCCAACACCTTCAAGGTGCACTACGTCGCACAGTCCATGGTGAAGGCGCGCTCCACCGCCCCTGATGTGGTGGACAACGAAGTGGACAAGATCACCAGCGAGCACCGCGGTTCCACCGTGATCGAGCGCTACCTCGACCCCGCGCAAAAGAACCTGCCCGACTTCACCTCCGGAGTCACCACAGACACACTCGACCAGTACCACCAGTTCCGCGTCATCGAGACCAAGAAGTTTGGGTCGTAACGAAATCGAAAAACAAAAGCCTTCATCCCCCAACGACAAGACATGCAATCGAACCTGAACCGACTGAAGTCCCGCTTGCTCCAGGGCTTCTCCCTGCCTGAAGCCACCATCTCCATCGCCATAGCGGCGCTGGGGCTGACCTCCCTGCTGGGCTTTTTGCCGCAGAGCATGCACACCCTCAAGCAGGCAGGAGACATCGCCACGGAGACCCGTATCACCGAGCAGATCCTCTCCAGCATCTCCAATTCCGAATGGGTGGATGCCTCTGGCAACGACGTGCTCACGAATGAATACCAGGGCAAGCGGTACTACTTTGACGACCTCGCCGTGGAGCTCGACTCCAAGAATCCCGGTGACTGGGTGTCCTATGTCGCTGAGGTGGAAGTCCCGCAGTCAGACATCTCGCTTCCTGCCACGAGCCCGGTCCCGAACAATGGTGATTCCGATCCCTACCTGCGTCGTGTGGTGGTGAAGGTGGGTAATGCCAACAGCACCCAGTTCAGCTTTGACGATGCGCCGGCGTCGACCTTCCGCACCTACGCATCCGTGGTTTCGCGTTCAGGAAAATGAGAGCGCAGCCATTCCATCGTGCGAAAGCTTCCGGCTTCACCCTGCTGGAAATCATGATCTCCACCGTGATCGTGTCCGTGATCATGCTGGTGTGCGTCACCGCGCTGGATCAGACACAACGCACCTGGAAGTATTCGCAGGCGAAAGTGGAGCAGTTCCGTGAAGCCCGCCTCGCCTTTGAAGCCATCACCCGACACATCTCACAGGCGACATTGAACACGTACTGGGACTATCACTATGCGGAAACAGGCACGAATGAGGCGCCGCCTGATGCCGCCGTGCAGCCCAGCGCGTACGTGCGCTTTTCCGAGCTTCAATTCCGCACCGATCAAACCATCAACCTCCTCGGAGCGACCACCACCCCCGCGGATCACCCGGGACATGCCGTTTTCTTCCAGGCGCCTCTCGGACTTTCGCAGCAGCATCGGGAGTTGGGCACCCTGCTGAATGCGCGTGGCTATTTCATCGAGTTCGGCAGTGATGTGAAGGATCGCCCTCCGTTTCTCGGTCAGCGTGGCATCGCAGAAAAATTTCGTTACCGCCTCATCGAATACCGCCCGCCTTCCGAGCGCGCTACCAGCGCGCCTGCATCCACTGAGCAGGGGAACACGGTGTACGTGAAGCCGGATGAATGGTTCCGCCAGGATCTCGCGACTTCATCGGAGCCACTGGCGGACAACATCATCCTCCTGCTCGTGTCTCCGCGTGTATCGGAGGCCACCGCAAAGGCTGCCAATCGGAATGTGTCATGGGTCGCCCCCAGCTACCGGTATAACTCACTCGATACAGACAACAGCACGACCACGGTGGAGCCCGTCCAGCTCAATGAGGACGGCTCGGCGAAACAAGGCACACAACACCTGTTGCCACCCCTCGTGCAGGTGACTCTCGTGGCGCTGGACGAGCCCTCGGCACAACGTCTGGCAGAGCAGCACCGTGACAAGCCCGTGGATCTTCTGGCCGAAGCCAAGTCCACCTTCACGGAAGCGGCTTTCTACGAGAGGGATCTCGGAAGGTTGAAGGACCACCTCTCCGCCCAGCGGCTGAATTACCGCGTCTTCACCGCCGCCGTCGCCATGCGCAACGCGCGCTGGGATGGACGCGAATAGCCCAAGCCACTTCATGAAGACCCATCGCGCATTCAAGACCACCGGCACGGCAGGATTCACCCTGATCGAAATGCTCGTGGTCATCGTCATCCTCGGCTTGCTCATTGCGATCAGCGCCCCGGGGATTGATGGCATTCTGCGCTCGACACGGCTGAGTGCGGCTGCCGATGACGTCCGCAACTTTCTCTCCAGTGCCCAGCAACTCGCCGTGGCGCAGAATGTGGAGGTGGAGGTGCGGCTCTACGAATCCGTCAGCGGCACCGCGGTGGATGACACCCCGCGTGTGCGTACGCTGCGGACTCTCGTATTGCGCACCAGCGACATTGGTGTCGAGGGAGACTACAAGCCTGAGGGCGTGGCATTGAAACTCGACGACTCGATGGCCATCAGCAGCGAGACGCAACTCACGTCACTGCTTGGGAGAGCCTTCAAGTCAGCGGGCACAAATGAAGAGGGCAGGTACGTCTCCTTCCACTTTTTCCCAGATGGCTCGACCGATTTGCCGTCCACACAGGCCTGGTTCCTCACGATTCTGGAGGCGAAGCATGCCTCGCAACAGAATGCACCGGCGAATTTTGTGACCATCCAGGTCCACCCTACCAGCGGCAAGCTGCGGACCTTCCGGCCCTGATTGCGCCGACGGAGCCACCCGGATGTCGGCAAATGTTGCAATCCCTCCTGGCCGCTTACGTCGTGCCATGAGTATGCAACATCTTGTTCACCTTGGCACGATTGTTTCATCCATGGGGCTTCCGGTATCATTGCGAAGTCATGAAATCGACACCTTCACCCTTTGCCCAGGCAGTCCCTGCGGGCCCCACCCTCACGGCCCGCGCCGGATGGATGCTCCTGGCCTGGTCCTTCTACATGTGCTGGCTGGGCGTGAGCAGCGTGGGGCGCGTGCGTCTGCGGATGCACCACTGGCGTCACAGCCACAGCCATCGCCTTGCTGAGGCATCCTGAGGGAAGCAGCCAGCCAACCTGCAGATCGGCACGCGTGATCCTCACGTTTCCCCGCCCTGCCTACCCAACCTCGACCACCGTCCCCGAATTCAAAAAAGGGGAGTGGTCGTTTTTGCTTTGATGCGCATCTGCGAACTTCGGAACTGAGTTCAGCAAGATGGTGCGCGGGGAGGGGATCGAACCCCCGACCAACTCGGTGTAAACGAGCCGCTCTACCGCTGAGCTACCCGCGCGGTATCTGGATGGGTGCCTACAGTGCGTGTCGATGAGCTTCGCGCAAGCTGAATTGCGAGGTGTGTGAGGGTCATTCCTTCTGGGGCGGGTGCTGAATAACCGGTTTGACCGGGCCTTCGATCTTGTAGGAGTGCTTCCGTTC is a genomic window containing:
- the vccB gene encoding Verru_Chthon cassette protein B, producing the protein MQSNLNRLKSRLLQGFSLPEATISIAIAALGLTSLLGFLPQSMHTLKQAGDIATETRITEQILSSISNSEWVDASGNDVLTNEYQGKRYYFDDLAVELDSKNPGDWVSYVAEVEVPQSDISLPATSPVPNNGDSDPYLRRVVVKVGNANSTQFSFDDAPASTFRTYASVVSRSGK
- the vccC gene encoding Verru_Chthon cassette protein C; the protein is MRAQPFHRAKASGFTLLEIMISTVIVSVIMLVCVTALDQTQRTWKYSQAKVEQFREARLAFEAITRHISQATLNTYWDYHYAETGTNEAPPDAAVQPSAYVRFSELQFRTDQTINLLGATTTPADHPGHAVFFQAPLGLSQQHRELGTLLNARGYFIEFGSDVKDRPPFLGQRGIAEKFRYRLIEYRPPSERATSAPASTEQGNTVYVKPDEWFRQDLATSSEPLADNIILLLVSPRVSEATAKAANRNVSWVAPSYRYNSLDTDNSTTTVEPVQLNEDGSAKQGTQHLLPPLVQVTLVALDEPSAQRLAEQHRDKPVDLLAEAKSTFTEAAFYERDLGRLKDHLSAQRLNYRVFTAAVAMRNARWDGRE
- the vccD gene encoding Verru_Chthon cassette protein D → MKTHRAFKTTGTAGFTLIEMLVVIVILGLLIAISAPGIDGILRSTRLSAAADDVRNFLSSAQQLAVAQNVEVEVRLYESVSGTAVDDTPRVRTLRTLVLRTSDIGVEGDYKPEGVALKLDDSMAISSETQLTSLLGRAFKSAGTNEEGRYVSFHFFPDGSTDLPSTQAWFLTILEAKHASQQNAPANFVTIQVHPTSGKLRTFRP